Within the Stenotrophomonas maltophilia genome, the region GTTGCGCGTGGCCTGCTCGTTCTTCAGCACGATCACCTGCGAGGACGGGAAGCCGAACTGCCCGGTCAGAGTGTCGGCGACCGCCTGCGCATCATGGCTGGCGTATTCCAGTTTCGGCCACTTGGCGTAGCTGTCGATACCGACCACGATCGCCCATGATTTCTCGTAGCCGGTGGTGACGGTGGCGGCACCGGCATCACCCTTGCGCGCACGCGCCACGGTGAAATCGCGGCCGTTCCAGCCGGCAAACTGGTAACCGTCGGCAATCAGCCGGTCGAGGATCTGCGGCAGCGCCTTCACTGCGCGATCGTGGATGTCGTGGAACAGGATGATGCCGCGCTGTTCCTTGTTCACCTGGTCGAGCACGCGCTGCACGATCGATTCCGGCACCGGATCGGCCCAGTCCATCGAGTCGATGTTCCACATGATCGACTTCAGTCCGGCCTCGTTCAGCAGCTGCATGCCTTCGGCGTTGCGCGCACCGTACGGGAAGCGGAACAGCGGCGCGCGCTTGCTGTCCACATCCTTCAACAGCGTATCGGTGTCCAGCACCTGCTGGCGCAGCGCATCACCGGTGGTGCGCGAGAGCTGCGCATGGGTCAGGCTGTGGTTGCCCACCGCATAGCCGTCTTCCATCAGCTGGCGGCTGATCTTCGCCATCGGGCCGAGACTGACCTTGCCATCGGCTTCGACCTTGCCGAGGTTGCGACCGACCTCGAAGAACACGCCCGGCACGTCGTAGCGTTTGAGGATGGCCACCACTTCATCGGTATAAGCCTTATGCGGGCCATCGTCGAAGGTCAGCACCACGGTCTTGGCCGGCAGGTCGCGGCCGAAGATCTCGCGGTCGCTGTCCTTCATCGACATCGGATACGGCTCGATCACCCCGTAGTCGCGCAGGATCGCTTCGCGGCTGTAGTCCTTGCGCAGGTGGGCGATGTAGTCCTCCCACTTCTCGCGTTTGAGCCCGATGGCACGGGTGCGCTCGAAACGGCTGAAGATGCGGGTCAGTTCCTGGTTGTAGTTGCGCTCGATCTCATCGAGCGCTTCCAGATCCTCGCCGATGCGCTGGTGCAGCTTCACCGCCGGCAGCGAAGAGTCGGTGCCGATGCGCTCATGCAGATCGCGCAGCACTTCGCGGAAGGCCAGGCGGTCGGCGTCGAACAGTTCCGGCGCCGACTCGATGTAGTCCAGCACGGTGCCGAGAGTGGCGAAACGCTGGGAGCTGGAACCACGCAGCAGCGTATCGAACTGCGCGGCGATCGCCGTGCGCTGCTCCAGCCCATCGTGGAACAGCTGCTGGCCCACGCGTGTGGACCTACCACGATCGGCGGCCGACTGCTGTTCCTCGTCGGCCAGCAACACGATGATCCGGCGGTAGCCGTCGAGCTGCCTCTGCAACGCAGCCAGCAACGGCGCAGCGGCCGGATCGGCGGCCGCCGCCGCCTGCGCGCTGGGCTGGGTGACGGTGGTCGCCGGTGCCTTCGCGTCCTTGTCACCACAGCCGGCAACGGCCAGGGTAAGCAGCAGCGAAGGAAGGAACAGGCGGAACGACGACGCACGTGGCATGGCCAACTCGGAAGTGGGAGGAACGGTGTGCGGGGAATTCTAACGCCGCATGCGAAAAGCCCGCCTTGCGGCGGGCTTCTGCTGCGGTCAGCCGGCCAGCGGCCGACTCTACCGATTACTTCTTCTTGACCGGAGCCGACGCGGCGGTGGCCGGGACCGGGTCGCCGCCATGGCGCTTGGTCATCCACCACTGCTGCAGCAGGCCCAGGCCGCCGTTGACCACCCAGTACAGGACCAGGCCGGACGGCATGAAGGCCATCATGACGCCGA harbors:
- a CDS encoding polysaccharide deacetylase family protein translates to MPRASSFRLFLPSLLLTLAVAGCGDKDAKAPATTVTQPSAQAAAAADPAAAPLLAALQRQLDGYRRIIVLLADEEQQSAADRGRSTRVGQQLFHDGLEQRTAIAAQFDTLLRGSSSQRFATLGTVLDYIESAPELFDADRLAFREVLRDLHERIGTDSSLPAVKLHQRIGEDLEALDEIERNYNQELTRIFSRFERTRAIGLKREKWEDYIAHLRKDYSREAILRDYGVIEPYPMSMKDSDREIFGRDLPAKTVVLTFDDGPHKAYTDEVVAILKRYDVPGVFFEVGRNLGKVEADGKVSLGPMAKISRQLMEDGYAVGNHSLTHAQLSRTTGDALRQQVLDTDTLLKDVDSKRAPLFRFPYGARNAEGMQLLNEAGLKSIMWNIDSMDWADPVPESIVQRVLDQVNKEQRGIILFHDIHDRAVKALPQILDRLIADGYQFAGWNGRDFTVARARKGDAGAATVTTGYEKSWAIVVGIDSYAKWPKLEYASHDAQAVADTLTGQFGFPSSQVIVLKNEQATRNNILAAFHDRLADDRTGKNDRVFVFFAGHGATRQLASGRDLGYIIPVDSDPKEFATDAIAMTDIQNIAESMQAKHVLFVMDACYSGLGLTRSGPSSSSFLRENARRSARQMLTAGGADQQVADAGPNGHSVFTWVLLQALAGKGDLNGDGLITGTELAAYVAPAVSAVSHQTPAFGSLPGSQGGEFVFQVPDSQEFLNADTRQLTADAIALNNKVEAASEAKGSQTPVTVADLQGGRAKLVVPSAGPASDRQRAQQANDRGLQLYREKQYDEAVAQFTEALKLRPDFAQAANNLGFVYYRQQRYAEAARWLENTLKIDPSRAVAYLNLGDAYFNAGDKAKAKQAYTTYLALQPQGSGAAQARAQLEKL